A stretch of Paenibacillus mucilaginosus 3016 DNA encodes these proteins:
- a CDS encoding DUF1572 family protein codes for MVELIKDVLEDMNKQLDRIERSLNLLTDELIWKRWKDSMNSIGNICLHLAGNEYQNVVSAIGNRPFIRERSREFTTEGGISKEELIGLLRQTRSESESVLFALTPDDLSREVTIRYGLEDWRRMHRRDSLDHEACDTRFIGRLLVQVSAHYGYHAGQIIMLTKMLQDTNEHITGQYH; via the coding sequence ATGGTGGAACTGATTAAGGACGTACTGGAAGACATGAATAAGCAGCTTGATCGAATCGAACGAAGCTTGAATCTGCTTACCGATGAACTGATTTGGAAGCGATGGAAAGATTCCATGAACAGTATTGGTAATATCTGCTTGCATTTGGCGGGTAACGAATATCAGAATGTTGTGAGCGCCATTGGAAACAGACCATTCATCAGGGAGCGTTCCCGCGAATTTACTACGGAGGGGGGGATATCAAAGGAGGAGCTGATTGGCCTTCTACGCCAAACTCGATCCGAGTCGGAAAGTGTATTATTCGCCTTGACTCCTGATGATCTATCCCGGGAAGTCACAATCCGCTATGGGCTGGAGGATTGGAGGCGTATGCACCGAAGGGATTCCCTTGACCATGAAGCCTGCGATACAAGATTCATTGGCCGGCTTCTTGTGCAGGTTTCCGCACACTACGGGTACCATGCGGGACAGATCATCATGCTCACCAAAATGTTACAGGATACGAATGAGCATATAACGGGGCAATACCACTAA
- a CDS encoding energy-coupling factor transporter transmembrane component T yields MSSGFRSFHPFPCFFFYMGALILGIVVTHPVYILTLLFLLIGLVALNGEMPALRGMLRFFLPVSLLYAMINPLFSHRGRHILFYFWDQPVTLESLVYGLFATVNLLVILVLFISFNAVITPARFLYLFGSVFPKLGLLIVMSMRFVPLLKRRLGEIASVQQTKGIDVGQGSLRKRVTDGMKLLQILLTLCLEEALETADAMKAKGYGSGPRGRYEEFVMRPGDWTLLAALLGLFAACIGFRLLGYGAYRIFPALETVTLHGWELLSYGCFTLFAAVPVIIEGREMWLWRYWRSRM; encoded by the coding sequence ATGAGCAGCGGATTCCGGTCGTTTCATCCGTTTCCCTGCTTTTTCTTTTATATGGGGGCTCTGATTCTGGGCATTGTCGTGACCCATCCTGTATATATCCTGACACTTCTGTTCCTTCTCATCGGGCTTGTGGCTTTGAACGGAGAGATGCCGGCCTTACGGGGCATGCTGAGGTTCTTTCTCCCGGTTTCTCTGCTGTATGCGATGATCAACCCGCTGTTCTCCCATCGGGGTCGGCATATATTGTTTTATTTCTGGGACCAGCCGGTGACGCTCGAGTCGCTTGTCTACGGACTCTTTGCGACGGTGAACCTGCTGGTGATTCTGGTTTTGTTTATTTCTTTCAACGCGGTGATTACGCCTGCCCGGTTCTTGTATCTGTTCGGCTCGGTGTTCCCCAAGCTGGGGCTGCTCATCGTGATGTCGATGCGCTTTGTTCCGCTGTTGAAGCGCAGGCTGGGGGAGATCGCTTCGGTCCAGCAGACCAAGGGCATCGATGTTGGACAGGGAAGCCTGCGCAAGCGGGTAACGGATGGAATGAAGCTCCTGCAAATTCTGCTGACCCTCTGTCTCGAGGAGGCGCTGGAGACGGCGGACGCCATGAAAGCGAAGGGCTACGGCTCGGGCCCCCGGGGGCGGTATGAGGAGTTCGTCATGCGGCCCGGGGATTGGACTCTGCTGGCGGCGCTGCTCGGACTCTTTGCCGCCTGCATCGGATTCAGGCTGCTGGGCTATGGAGCCTACCGGATCTTCCCGGCGCTTGAGACCGTTACCCTGCACGGCTGGGAGCTGCTTTCGTACGGGTGCTTTACGCTGTTCGCGGCTGTGCCGGTCATCATAGAAGGGAGGGAGATGTGGCTGTGGCGATACTGGAGATCCAGGATGTGA
- a CDS encoding serine hydrolase domain-containing protein, with product MGQSKNGFSKTGLRRMRDVLARHVESGKIPGLVAMVSRYDETHVEAIGTMRHDGGTPMRRDTIFRMASTSKPVSMAAAMVLLDECRLRLDDPVETWLPELADRRVLKRIDGPLDDTVPARRPITVRDLLTSTFGLGMDMTSLGTPIMGAIFEQGLTPNLPVPMPEPDEWMRRLGALPLMHQPGERWQYHISSDLLGVLAARVTGQSFETFLRERIFDPLGMKDTGFHVPADKIDRLPPLYAPDPQTGEFIVWDEAKGGRHSQPPAFQGGGGGLSSTVDDYHAYFRMLLNHGMHGTERILSRPAVQLMTTNRLTPEQQAARNAMASSNVHVSFGQGQQGGWGYGMAVRTCRGDYAPIGQFGWDGGSGTSTYADPDNQLVGILLTQVGMSTPDSARLIHDFWTTVYQAIED from the coding sequence ATGGGACAAAGCAAGAACGGCTTCTCTAAAACGGGGCTGCGCAGAATGCGCGATGTGCTGGCACGGCATGTCGAGTCCGGGAAGATTCCTGGGCTCGTCGCCATGGTCAGCCGGTATGATGAGACGCATGTCGAAGCGATCGGCACGATGCGCCATGACGGTGGAACGCCGATGCGCCGGGACACGATCTTCCGGATGGCCTCGACGTCCAAGCCGGTCTCGATGGCGGCGGCGATGGTTCTGCTCGACGAGTGCAGGCTGCGGCTGGACGATCCGGTAGAGACGTGGCTGCCCGAACTCGCCGACCGGCGGGTGCTGAAGCGGATCGACGGCCCGCTGGACGATACCGTGCCGGCACGGCGGCCGATCACCGTACGGGACCTGCTGACCTCCACGTTCGGGCTCGGCATGGATATGACATCGCTGGGCACTCCGATCATGGGCGCGATCTTCGAGCAGGGGCTCACGCCCAATCTGCCGGTGCCGATGCCCGAGCCGGATGAGTGGATGCGCCGCCTCGGCGCGCTTCCGCTGATGCACCAGCCCGGAGAGCGCTGGCAGTATCACATCAGCAGCGATCTGCTCGGCGTGCTCGCCGCTAGGGTCACGGGCCAGTCGTTTGAGACGTTCCTGCGCGAGCGCATCTTCGACCCCCTGGGCATGAAGGACACCGGTTTCCACGTGCCCGCCGACAAGATCGACCGGCTTCCGCCCCTCTACGCCCCCGACCCGCAGACCGGAGAGTTCATCGTGTGGGACGAGGCCAAGGGGGGACGCCACAGCCAGCCACCGGCGTTCCAGGGCGGAGGAGGGGGACTTTCCTCCACCGTCGACGACTACCACGCCTACTTCCGGATGCTGCTGAATCACGGGATGCACGGGACCGAACGGATCCTGTCCCGGCCCGCCGTCCAGCTGATGACCACCAACCGACTCACGCCCGAGCAGCAAGCCGCCCGAAACGCCATGGCGAGCAGCAATGTCCATGTGTCATTCGGCCAAGGGCAGCAAGGCGGCTGGGGCTACGGGATGGCGGTGCGCACCTGCCGCGGTGACTATGCGCCCATCGGCCAGTTCGGCTGGGACGGCGGAAGCGGCACCTCAACCTACGCCGACCCGGACAACCAGCTCGTGGGAATCCTGCTCACCCAGGTCGGGATGTCAACTCCGGATTCAGCGCGGCTTATCCACGACTTCTGGACCACGGTCTATCAGGCAATCGAAGACTAA
- a CDS encoding DUF4430 domain-containing protein, with product MKRCILLLGLAAALMLSGCGSGEQQAAVAPVQAPAPEKAPAAAAAGGPNAGADAPPADAAKPAGAAPVAAEPSAQPKAAADGPAGPGAAPAEAAPPGTAERPAAGGAAAPAAAPLAGEAAAAPAPAAAPPSAAGQPPAAEPAVPAQPASAEAPAPAPAALTIRITGDGAREILKETSVSFQDGATVLEVLKLAAKANKLQMEYQGKGAYAYVQGIDNLYEFDHGPKSGWVYKVNGQAPSEGAGAYKLQAGDRIEWFYTLDLGEDVGTKMK from the coding sequence ATGAAAAGATGTATATTGCTGCTGGGGCTCGCCGCAGCGCTTATGCTGTCCGGCTGCGGCAGCGGGGAGCAGCAGGCGGCCGTCGCGCCGGTGCAGGCTCCTGCACCGGAGAAGGCTCCGGCCGCTGCAGCGGCCGGCGGGCCGAACGCAGGGGCCGATGCGCCCCCGGCGGATGCGGCCAAGCCGGCCGGGGCCGCACCGGTGGCCGCGGAGCCGTCGGCGCAGCCGAAGGCGGCTGCAGACGGGCCCGCAGGGCCTGGTGCTGCGCCGGCTGAGGCGGCCCCGCCCGGCACGGCGGAGCGTCCGGCCGCAGGCGGCGCAGCGGCTCCGGCGGCAGCCCCGCTCGCGGGCGAGGCGGCGGCTGCACCGGCTCCGGCAGCGGCCCCGCCGTCCGCAGCCGGACAGCCGCCGGCGGCCGAACCGGCCGTGCCGGCCCAGCCCGCTTCGGCGGAGGCCCCGGCGCCTGCGCCTGCAGCGCTGACCATCCGCATTACCGGAGACGGGGCGCGTGAGATTTTGAAAGAAACTTCCGTGTCCTTCCAGGATGGAGCGACCGTACTGGAAGTTCTCAAGCTGGCGGCCAAAGCGAACAAGCTTCAGATGGAATACCAGGGCAAGGGCGCTTACGCCTATGTGCAGGGCATCGACAACTTATACGAGTTCGACCACGGGCCCAAGAGCGGCTGGGTGTACAAGGTTAACGGACAAGCGCCAAGTGAAGGGGCCGGCGCTTATAAGCTGCAGGCGGGCGATCGGATTGAATGGTTCTATACGCTGGACCTCGGCGAAGACGTAGGGACGAAGATGAAATGA
- a CDS encoding CTP synthase C-terminal region-related (seleno)protein: protein MIRVGLIGDYDQEVKAHIAIPQSLELAANDFGYQVHFEWIATPSLEQDFEQKLGNYQALWTVPASPYASMQGALNGIRFAREHQIPFLGTCGGFQHMIIEFARNQIGLSDADHAEEKPAASFMLVAPLTCSVSEKTHTFRLAPESKVAAIYGKDEITEQYGICNYGLNPEFAPLLEQAGMRSVGVDEKGETRIMELEQHRFFVGTLFQPERSAFNKIVHPLIKAFLQSTME from the coding sequence ATGATTCGCGTAGGACTAATCGGTGATTATGATCAAGAGGTCAAAGCTCATATAGCAATTCCACAGTCTCTTGAACTTGCGGCGAATGATTTCGGATACCAGGTCCATTTCGAATGGATAGCAACTCCTTCGTTGGAACAAGATTTCGAACAGAAGCTGGGCAATTATCAAGCTCTTTGGACAGTACCTGCAAGTCCTTACGCCAGTATGCAAGGTGCACTTAATGGCATCCGATTTGCTCGCGAACATCAGATTCCTTTTCTAGGAACCTGCGGCGGTTTTCAGCATATGATCATTGAGTTTGCCAGAAATCAGATCGGACTTTCTGATGCAGATCATGCGGAGGAAAAACCTGCTGCCTCCTTCATGCTAGTTGCTCCTCTTACATGCTCTGTGAGTGAAAAAACGCACACTTTCAGACTCGCACCAGAATCCAAGGTTGCGGCTATTTATGGAAAAGACGAAATCACTGAACAATACGGTATATGCAATTATGGTCTGAATCCAGAATTTGCTCCCCTTTTAGAACAAGCAGGAATGCGTAGTGTGGGAGTAGATGAAAAGGGTGAGACTCGAATAATGGAGCTTGAGCAGCATCGCTTCTTTGTCGGAACATTATTTCAACCGGAACGCTCCGCTTTTAATAAAATAGTACATCCGTTGATCAAGGCTTTTCTCCAATCAACAATGGAATAA
- a CDS encoding pentapeptide repeat-containing protein, which produces MNSKLTDYLNSVFMPYDGVKSVAELKADLLSDLQERYRELRAEGKDDETAFKLTVESIGNIEQTILEVANLSRSLERQAVTNFSGSSLAQSDFAGVMAHKGRFTGSALHGSDFSGADLTGSSFKSSDVREANFDGANLTDCSLSTLDLANASFHKTILVRTNFSKSGLDGAQFTGVRLTDVTLTMTDLRKTIFEGCVFDGVDFSYSDLSGQCLDGQTFIRVKFDKAALNEVSFKGATLKNVSFQSASIFSKKYFRAIQTVCFDGAAMDKLTFALLKGMEADLSKVTVI; this is translated from the coding sequence ATGAATTCGAAATTGACGGATTATCTGAACAGCGTTTTTATGCCATACGATGGGGTGAAGAGCGTCGCCGAATTAAAGGCCGATCTGCTCTCCGATTTGCAGGAGCGATACCGTGAACTCAGAGCGGAGGGGAAAGACGATGAAACGGCGTTTAAGCTGACCGTTGAGAGTATCGGCAACATCGAACAAACGATCCTGGAGGTCGCCAACCTCTCCCGCTCGCTGGAACGGCAGGCAGTAACAAACTTTAGCGGAAGCAGCCTGGCCCAAAGCGACTTTGCGGGCGTGATGGCCCATAAAGGCCGGTTTACAGGCAGCGCGCTGCACGGTTCCGACTTTTCGGGCGCAGATTTGACCGGCAGTTCGTTTAAGAGCAGCGACGTACGCGAAGCCAATTTTGACGGTGCGAATCTGACGGACTGCAGCCTGTCCACGCTCGATCTGGCCAATGCTAGCTTCCATAAGACGATCCTTGTACGCACCAACTTCAGCAAGTCGGGCCTGGATGGAGCCCAATTCACAGGAGTAAGACTGACCGACGTCACGCTAACGATGACCGATCTTAGAAAAACGATCTTTGAAGGTTGTGTATTCGATGGGGTTGACTTCTCGTACTCCGACCTGAGCGGGCAGTGTTTGGACGGACAGACGTTTATCCGCGTTAAGTTTGACAAAGCGGCATTAAACGAAGTTTCGTTCAAGGGCGCAACGCTCAAGAATGTGTCCTTCCAGTCGGCGTCTATCTTCTCTAAGAAGTATTTTCGCGCCATCCAAACCGTCTGCTTTGACGGCGCAGCGATGGATAAACTGACCTTTGCTCTGCTCAAAGGCATGGAAGCCGATTTGTCAAAAGTTACAGTCATTTAA
- a CDS encoding mannose-binding lectin has translation MKKISLLLFAALMLQLTLVSAAFAKDTLFVGEQLAAGQSLQSQNGRLNLVMQTDGNLVLYRDHGIPIWSVKTIMVIF, from the coding sequence ATGAAAAAGATTTCATTATTATTATTCGCGGCTCTAATGCTTCAACTCACCCTTGTCTCTGCCGCTTTTGCAAAGGACACCTTATTCGTTGGAGAACAACTTGCTGCTGGACAATCATTACAGTCACAAAACGGCAGGCTCAACCTTGTTATGCAGACCGATGGTAATCTTGTGCTTTATAGGGATCACGGTATCCCGATTTGGAGCGTAAAAACTATTATGGTGATTTTCTAG
- a CDS encoding ABC transporter ATP-binding protein: MAVAILEIQDVSFRYPDGEQAVLDGVSLTVEAGEFVLLCGPAGCGKTSLLRHIKRELAPVGVRSGDILFDGRPLSSYDDRVLSGNIGMVQQSPENQTVTDRVLSELVFPMENVGLESALMRRRAAELSHYFGLDGLLGRYVHELSGGQKQLLQLASVLALQPRLLLLDEPTAQLDPLAARELIQLLQRINHDLGLTILVAEHRYEELLPVVDRVIAMDSGSIRHNGTPREAAQAFWSDRAGGWRDFVPPIPAWFLQDNRQPDDCLPLTVKEGRQRLQRGRSSGSAGRPAVGKPPETAKKEMGSVLLECRELYWQYGPKDPAPVLKNASLQVREGEVLAILGANGSGKTTLLKAMAGILKPQKGKVLLQGKDLVKWKARERAARVGYLDQNPLTFFIEETVEAELQAAAARAADGEGLEAKAVRIEALVKRLGLSHVLARHPYDLSGGERQLAALAAVLLAGPDLLLLDEPTKGLDPAARRRWGERLRELQQTGKTVVMVTHDVEFAADHATRCAIMFDGMLAGDGPPPLFFSDNLYYTTALSQLLRWN; this comes from the coding sequence GTGGCTGTGGCGATACTGGAGATCCAGGATGTGAGCTTTCGTTATCCGGACGGGGAACAGGCGGTGCTTGACGGGGTGAGCCTGACCGTGGAAGCCGGCGAATTTGTGCTTCTCTGCGGACCCGCAGGCTGCGGCAAAACCTCGCTGCTCCGTCATATCAAGAGGGAGCTTGCGCCTGTCGGCGTGAGGAGCGGGGACATTTTATTCGATGGACGCCCTCTGTCCTCCTATGACGACAGGGTTCTCTCCGGGAATATCGGGATGGTTCAGCAGAGCCCGGAGAACCAGACGGTAACGGACCGGGTGCTGTCGGAGCTCGTCTTCCCGATGGAAAATGTGGGCTTGGAATCCGCTCTCATGCGGAGGAGGGCGGCGGAGCTGTCCCACTATTTCGGCCTCGACGGGCTGCTCGGCAGGTATGTACATGAGCTGTCCGGCGGGCAGAAGCAGCTCCTGCAGCTCGCATCCGTGCTGGCTCTGCAGCCCCGGCTGCTGCTGCTCGACGAGCCGACGGCGCAGCTCGACCCGCTTGCCGCCCGGGAGCTGATCCAGCTGCTGCAGCGGATCAATCATGACCTGGGGCTGACCATCCTTGTGGCGGAGCACCGGTATGAAGAGCTTTTGCCCGTCGTGGACAGGGTGATCGCCATGGATAGCGGCTCGATCCGCCATAACGGCACACCGCGGGAAGCCGCTCAGGCCTTCTGGTCCGATCGGGCGGGGGGATGGCGCGATTTTGTTCCGCCGATTCCGGCTTGGTTTCTGCAGGACAACCGGCAGCCGGACGACTGTCTGCCGCTTACTGTCAAGGAAGGGCGGCAGCGGCTTCAGCGGGGGAGGAGCAGCGGGAGTGCGGGCCGTCCGGCAGTCGGTAAGCCGCCGGAAACGGCGAAGAAGGAGATGGGCTCCGTTCTGCTGGAGTGCCGGGAGCTGTATTGGCAGTATGGCCCGAAGGACCCCGCCCCGGTATTGAAGAATGCGTCGCTTCAGGTGCGTGAGGGGGAGGTGCTGGCCATCCTGGGGGCCAACGGATCGGGCAAAACAACCCTGCTCAAAGCGATGGCCGGCATCCTGAAGCCCCAGAAGGGCAAGGTGCTGCTGCAAGGGAAGGACCTGGTCAAGTGGAAAGCCCGCGAAAGAGCGGCAAGGGTAGGGTATCTCGATCAAAACCCGTTAACCTTTTTCATCGAAGAAACGGTGGAGGCGGAGCTTCAGGCCGCTGCCGCAAGGGCGGCGGACGGAGAGGGCCTGGAGGCGAAGGCGGTGCGCATCGAAGCCTTGGTCAAGCGGCTGGGGCTTAGCCATGTACTTGCACGGCATCCTTATGATCTCAGCGGAGGGGAACGCCAGCTTGCGGCGTTGGCTGCCGTCCTGCTGGCAGGCCCCGATCTTCTGCTGCTCGATGAGCCGACCAAGGGGCTGGATCCTGCGGCCAGGCGCAGGTGGGGAGAACGGCTTAGGGAGCTGCAGCAGACAGGCAAAACCGTTGTCATGGTCACGCATGACGTCGAATTTGCTGCGGACCATGCCACACGCTGCGCGATCATGTTCGACGGTATGCTTGCCGGCGACGGGCCGCCGCCGTTGTTCTTCAGCGATAACTTATACTATACGACGGCGCTCAGCCAACTGCTGAGGTGGAATTGA
- a CDS encoding ECF transporter S component: MRRSRIAFFVVILLFFGGLALTIWAADNQYLPLALFLVCASIAPFFLRFERRSIQARELVLLAVLSALAAVGRVPFAALPSVQPTSFIIIVSALVFGSETGFMVGAVAALVSNMFLGQGPWTPWQMFSWGMIGWTAGTLYRWGWLKHRLLLLAFGFAWGILFGWIMNIWFLANMGQDLTWPSVLAAYAASFYFDLVHAVCNVLFLALLGPGWIKILERYKRKYGLLELSSDERV; encoded by the coding sequence ATGAGGCGGTCCCGCATCGCGTTCTTCGTCGTCATTCTTCTATTCTTCGGGGGGCTGGCCTTGACGATCTGGGCGGCTGACAACCAGTATCTGCCCTTGGCGTTATTCCTGGTGTGCGCCTCGATCGCGCCGTTCTTTCTCCGCTTCGAAAGACGGTCCATCCAGGCGAGGGAACTTGTACTGCTGGCCGTTCTGTCCGCTCTGGCTGCGGTCGGCCGCGTCCCCTTTGCCGCGCTGCCGAGTGTGCAGCCGACGTCATTCATCATTATCGTCTCCGCGCTTGTGTTTGGTTCGGAGACCGGCTTTATGGTCGGGGCCGTGGCAGCCCTGGTCTCCAACATGTTCCTCGGGCAGGGCCCCTGGACGCCCTGGCAAATGTTCAGCTGGGGCATGATCGGCTGGACGGCGGGAACGCTGTACCGGTGGGGATGGCTGAAGCACCGCCTGCTGCTGCTCGCCTTCGGATTTGCCTGGGGCATCTTGTTCGGATGGATTATGAACATCTGGTTTCTGGCCAACATGGGCCAGGATCTCACCTGGCCCTCGGTCCTCGCCGCGTATGCCGCCAGCTTTTATTTTGACCTCGTCCACGCGGTTTGCAATGTGTTGTTCCTCGCGCTGCTGGGGCCCGGATGGATCAAGATCCTGGAGCGGTACAAGCGGAAGTACGGGCTGCTTGAGCTGTCTTCCGATGAGCGGGTTTAG
- a CDS encoding NmrA/HSCARG family protein, with protein sequence MEYTKKIILVTGATGQQGGATIRSLLANGDWSVRALTRDPSKPSAKKMLRAGVEIFEGDHGNPDSLLEAMQGVYGVFSVQPTEFSPNISPEFTYEDEVKFGKNVANAAKKAGVQHFIYSSVSGADRLIGGRNYSKWEIEEFIRGLGLPLTILRPAWFMDNFSDPLFGLQTGQLATALKSNIKLQLIAVEDIGIFSALAFENPKRYLGKTIEIAGDSLTPVAISNAISLAIGKNIPYVEIPIDTIRQISPSGARTFEFINNEELKIDIDEVRRLHPRLLTFNEWLKNIGKSKIEKLFASEH encoded by the coding sequence ATGGAATACACAAAAAAGATTATTCTAGTAACTGGTGCTACCGGTCAACAAGGAGGAGCGACAATACGCAGTTTACTTGCAAATGGTGACTGGTCCGTTAGAGCACTCACCCGTGACCCAAGTAAACCTTCAGCGAAAAAAATGCTGAGAGCTGGGGTAGAAATATTTGAAGGGGACCATGGCAATCCTGATTCGTTACTAGAGGCCATGCAAGGAGTATACGGGGTGTTCAGCGTTCAACCTACAGAATTCTCCCCCAATATATCACCGGAGTTTACCTACGAAGACGAAGTGAAATTTGGAAAAAATGTAGCAAATGCGGCGAAGAAGGCTGGCGTTCAACATTTTATTTACTCCTCAGTAAGTGGAGCGGATCGATTAATCGGTGGACGAAATTATAGTAAATGGGAAATTGAAGAATTCATTCGAGGCCTTGGTTTGCCTCTGACAATTCTACGTCCGGCTTGGTTCATGGATAATTTCTCCGATCCACTCTTTGGACTTCAAACCGGCCAACTTGCTACCGCGTTAAAATCAAACATAAAATTGCAATTAATCGCTGTTGAAGATATCGGTATATTTTCAGCTTTAGCTTTTGAGAACCCGAAAAGATACTTAGGCAAAACAATTGAAATCGCCGGGGATTCTTTGACCCCCGTGGCTATATCAAACGCAATATCGCTTGCTATTGGGAAAAATATTCCCTATGTTGAGATTCCAATCGATACTATTCGTCAAATAAGTCCAAGTGGAGCAAGAACGTTTGAGTTTATTAATAATGAGGAACTCAAAATTGATATCGATGAAGTCCGAAGGTTACACCCCAGGTTATTGACTTTTAATGAATGGTTAAAAAATATAGGTAAGTCAAAGATAGAGAAGCTATTCGCCTCCGAACATTAA
- a CDS encoding GNAT family N-acetyltransferase, protein MMAVIKLEHFERSDFAQLMEWMDSPKFLFQWGGQTFSFPLNEQQLEHYIKDANTNTAQAFIYRVVHVENNEVIGHIQLQMDRVNQSARIGKVLVGKRSLRGQGIGQLMIKKVAAIAFEELKLHRVSLGVLDFNLSAIACYEKAGFVKEGLIRDKRRMDNEFWSVWEMSMLENEWMK, encoded by the coding sequence ATGATGGCAGTGATCAAACTTGAACATTTCGAACGATCCGACTTTGCTCAGCTTATGGAATGGATGGATTCACCAAAGTTTCTATTTCAATGGGGAGGTCAAACTTTTAGCTTTCCCTTAAATGAGCAGCAGCTGGAGCATTACATCAAAGACGCCAATACCAATACTGCTCAAGCCTTCATCTACAGGGTAGTACATGTAGAAAATAATGAGGTCATCGGGCATATCCAATTACAGATGGATCGGGTCAATCAATCTGCAAGGATAGGTAAGGTGCTGGTTGGAAAGAGAAGCTTAAGAGGACAAGGCATAGGGCAATTGATGATAAAAAAGGTGGCAGCTATTGCTTTTGAAGAATTAAAATTACACAGAGTTAGTCTGGGTGTGCTGGATTTTAATCTTTCTGCTATTGCATGTTACGAGAAGGCAGGGTTTGTTAAAGAAGGACTAATCCGAGATAAACGAAGAATGGACAACGAATTCTGGAGTGTGTGGGAAATGAGTATGTTAGAAAACGAATGGATGAAATGA
- a CDS encoding LysR family transcriptional regulator, with translation MTLFQLEVFLAVVQTGSFTRAGELLNASQSGVSHSIGDLEKELGIPLFTRNRKGVKLTDTGEQILAHVREIMNHTEQIHQAAAASRGMNSGTIRIGSFPSFSANVIPELFQAFRSHYPGVELLLFEGSYAEVEAWIKAGVVDLGFLADPSDGLDTVQLLSDPYVAILPANHPLRGHDMISIEQLTHEPFLSLKSGCEHLVMSAFQERGLSLNKQFEVAENSTILSMVEAGIGVSIVPSMILPAVPANVAVRPLHPPIIRNIGLSVLSQHMVSPAAAAFIKEAQTRFLEHT, from the coding sequence ATGACACTCTTTCAACTGGAAGTATTCCTTGCTGTCGTGCAGACTGGCAGTTTCACCAGAGCAGGGGAGCTTTTGAATGCAAGCCAATCGGGCGTCAGCCACAGCATTGGTGATTTGGAAAAAGAGCTGGGAATTCCTCTTTTTACGCGTAATCGCAAAGGCGTTAAGCTGACGGATACGGGAGAACAAATCCTGGCACATGTTCGTGAGATCATGAATCATACGGAACAGATCCATCAAGCTGCCGCTGCGTCAAGAGGTATGAATAGCGGGACCATCCGGATCGGTTCGTTTCCCAGTTTCTCGGCGAATGTGATTCCAGAACTGTTTCAAGCGTTTCGCAGCCATTATCCGGGTGTGGAACTGCTTCTCTTTGAAGGAAGCTATGCAGAGGTGGAAGCATGGATCAAGGCAGGTGTCGTTGACCTTGGGTTTCTGGCTGATCCAAGTGATGGATTAGACACCGTGCAGCTGCTTAGCGATCCATATGTTGCCATTCTCCCGGCGAATCATCCTTTGCGGGGGCATGACATGATCTCCATCGAGCAGCTTACCCATGAACCGTTTCTTTCACTTAAATCCGGATGCGAACATCTTGTGATGAGTGCATTTCAAGAGAGGGGACTTAGCCTGAATAAGCAGTTCGAGGTAGCAGAGAATTCCACCATTCTCTCCATGGTTGAGGCAGGCATTGGAGTGTCCATCGTACCTTCCATGATCCTGCCGGCTGTGCCGGCAAATGTAGCGGTTAGACCGTTGCATCCTCCGATTATTCGTAACATCGGATTATCTGTACTCTCACAGCACATGGTCTCCCCGGCCGCAGCCGCCTTTATCAAAGAGGCGCAAACGCGGTTCCTGGAGCACACTTAG
- a CDS encoding winged helix-turn-helix transcriptional regulator has protein sequence MDDCNTEKLNCPIFYTLSVISGKWKWAILFFISKEEVIRYGKIKEYLPPIAHKTLSQQLKELEADGIIHREQYNVMPPKVEYTLTEKGKSLVPMLDFMFQWGEKWSD, from the coding sequence ATGGACGATTGCAATACCGAAAAACTTAACTGTCCCATTTTTTACACACTGTCTGTGATAAGTGGAAAATGGAAATGGGCTATATTGTTCTTTATTTCAAAAGAAGAGGTAATCAGATATGGGAAAATAAAAGAATACTTACCACCAATTGCACATAAAACTCTAAGCCAACAGTTAAAGGAGTTGGAGGCGGATGGAATTATACATAGAGAACAATATAATGTCATGCCGCCAAAAGTCGAATATACACTTACTGAGAAAGGAAAGTCACTGGTTCCAATGCTTGATTTTATGTTCCAATGGGGCGAAAAATGGAGCGATTGA